Genomic DNA from Amycolatopsis alba DSM 44262:
CGTCGGTCAAGGCACGCGTCTCCGTCGAAGCCGGGATCGCCCAGTCGTGGCACCGCTTCACCGGTGACGCCGGGGAGAACGTCTCGATCGAGCACTTCGGTGCCTCGGCCGACGCCGGCACGCTGTTCCGCGAGTTCGGTTTCACCGCGGAAGCCGTCGTCGACGCCGCCCGTCGCTCGATCTCCAACACCAAGAACTGAAGGGGAAAGCATGAGCAACGACAAGCTCGCTCAGCTGTCCGAGGCCGGGGTTTCGATCTGGCTCGACGACCTGTCCCGTGAGCGCCTGAACACCGGCAACCTGGCCGACCTGATCCGCGGCAAGCACGTCGTGGGCGTGACGACCAACCCGACGATCTTCGCCAACGCGATGTCGAAGGGCGAGGCGTACGACGAGCAGACCAAGGAGCTCGCCGCCCGCGGCGCCGACGTCGAGGCCACCATCCGCGAGCTGACCACCACCGACGTGCGCAACGCCGCGGACCTGTTCCGCGACGTCTACACCGCCACGAACGGGGTCGACGGCCGGGTGTCCATCGAGGTGGACCCGCGGCTGGCCAAGGAGACCGACAAGACGGTCGCCGAGGCGCAGGACCTGTGGAAGACCGTGGACCGGCCGAACGTGCTGATCAAGATCCCGGCCACCGAAGAGGGTCTCCCGGCGATCACCCGGACCCTGGCCGAGGGCATCAGCGTCAACGTCACGCTGATCTTCTCGGTCGAGCGGTACCAGGCGGTCATCGAGGCCTACTTCGCCGGTCTGGAGCAGGCGAAGGCCAACGGCCACGACCTCAAGGGCATCCACTCGGTCGCGTCGTTCTTCGTGTCCCGTGTGGACACCGAGATCGACAAGCGGCTCGGCGCCATCGGCACCGACGCCGCCACCGCGCTGCGCGGTGAGGCCGCGATCGCCAACGCGCGTCTCGCGTACGCGGCGTTCGAGGAGCTCTTCGCTTCGGACCGCTGGAAGGCTCTCGCCGAGGCGGGCGCGAACGCGCAGCGTCCTTTGTGGGCATCCACCGGTGTGAAGGACCCGCAGTACTCCGACACCCGCTACGTGGACCAGCTCGTCGTCAAGGACACGGTCAACACGATGCCGGAGAAGACCCTCGACGCGGCCGCGGACCACGCGGACGTCACCGGTGACACGGTCACCGGCAAGGGCCCCGACGCGCAGGCCGTCTTCGACAAGCTGCGTGCCGTCGGCATCGACATCGACGACGTGTTCAAGGTCCTCGAGGACGAGGGCGTCGAGAAGTTCGAGAAGTCCTGGGTGGAGCTTCTCGAAACCGTCACTGGGCAGCTCGAAAAGGCGAAGGACTGATCTGGACCATGGCAGGGGAAACGACCGGCGTCGAAATCGTCGACGCCGCCCTGGCCGGCGAAGCCGCTCCGTTCGCGGAGCGGCTCGTCGCCGACCAGGTCGCATCGAAACTGGCGTCCCAGGACGCCACACTGTGGGGTCCCGAAGCCGAGTCCGAAGCGTCGATCCGTCTCTCGTGGACGTCGCTGCACAAGTCCTCGCGGCCGTTGATCGGCGAGATCGAGGCATTGCGGACCGACCTGCGTTCCGAGGGCGTCGACCGCGTCGTCCTCGCGGGCATGGGCGGTTCGTCGCTGGCCCCCGAGGTCATCACCGCGACCGACGGCGTCCCGCTGACGGTCCTCGACACCACCGACCCCGGCCAGGTAGCCGACGCGCTCGCCGGTGACCTGGAGCGCACGGTCATCGTCGTGTCGTCGAAGTCCGGCGGCACCGTCGAGACCGACAGCCACCGGCGGATCTTCGCGAAGGCCTTCGCCGACGCGGGCATCGACGCGGCCCGGCGGATCGTGGTCGTCACCGACCCCGGCTCGCCGTTCGCGGACCTGTCCGAAAAGGAGGGTTACCGCAAGGTCTTCCTCGCCGACCCGAACGTCGGCGGCCGCTACTCGGCGCTGACCGCGTTCGGGCTCGTCCCGGCCGGGCTCGCCGGCGCGGACGTCGCCCGTCTGCTCGACCAGGCCGCTTCGGTGGCCGACTCCCTCGCGGCCGACACCGTGGACAACCCCGCGGTCAAGCTCGCGGCGGCGTGGGGCGCGGCGCACGAAAAGGGCGCCGAGAAGGTCGTCATCGCGGACACGGGTTCGGGCATCAAGGGCTTCGCCGACTGGGCGGAGCAGCTGATCGCCGAGTCCACCGGCAAGCAGGGCACCGGTCTCCTGCCGGTCGCCGTCGAGGGTCCGGACTCCCCCGGTTTCGCCGACGCCAAGGACGACGCCACCCCGGTGGCCGTCGGGCAGGCTCAGGGCGCCGCGAAGATCTCCGTGACCGGCTCGCTCGGCGCGCAGTTCCTGCTGTGGGAGTTCGCGACCGCGCTCGTCGGCCGCCTGCTCGGGATCAACCCGTTCGACCAGCCCGACGTCGAGGCCGCCAAGAAGGCCGCGCGTTCGCTGCTCGACAACCCGGACAAGCTCAAGGGCGGCGAAGAGCCGTCCACTGTGGACGGCGCGGTCGAGGTGTTCGGTTCGGAAGGCGTCGTCACCGACGGGAAGCTCGCGGACATTCTGCGGGCTTTCTTCGACTCCGCCCCGGAAACCGGCTACCTCGCGGTGCAGGCGTACCTCGACCGGCTCGACGACGCGTCGACGTCGCTCCTGCGCGGCGAGATCGCCAAGCGGACAGGCCGCCAGACCACCTTCGGGTGGGGGCCGCGGTTCCTGCACTCCACCGGGCAGTACCACAAGGGCGGGCACCAGAACGGTGTCTTCCTGCAGATCACCGGCGCCGTCGAGCAGGATCTCGACGTTCCGGACCGGCCGTACACGCTCGGCGTGCTTCAGCACGCGCAGGCGCTGGGCGACGGCCAGGTGCTCGCCGAGCACGGTCGTCCGGTGCTGCGCCTGCACCTCACCGACCGGGCCGCCGGCCTGGCCGAACTGGTCCGCGCGGTACAGGAGGCAGGCGAGTGACCCGAGCCTGGAACAACCCGCTGCGCGACCCGC
This window encodes:
- the tal gene encoding transaldolase; its protein translation is MSNDKLAQLSEAGVSIWLDDLSRERLNTGNLADLIRGKHVVGVTTNPTIFANAMSKGEAYDEQTKELAARGADVEATIRELTTTDVRNAADLFRDVYTATNGVDGRVSIEVDPRLAKETDKTVAEAQDLWKTVDRPNVLIKIPATEEGLPAITRTLAEGISVNVTLIFSVERYQAVIEAYFAGLEQAKANGHDLKGIHSVASFFVSRVDTEIDKRLGAIGTDAATALRGEAAIANARLAYAAFEELFASDRWKALAEAGANAQRPLWASTGVKDPQYSDTRYVDQLVVKDTVNTMPEKTLDAAADHADVTGDTVTGKGPDAQAVFDKLRAVGIDIDDVFKVLEDEGVEKFEKSWVELLETVTGQLEKAKD
- a CDS encoding glucose-6-phosphate isomerase: MAGETTGVEIVDAALAGEAAPFAERLVADQVASKLASQDATLWGPEAESEASIRLSWTSLHKSSRPLIGEIEALRTDLRSEGVDRVVLAGMGGSSLAPEVITATDGVPLTVLDTTDPGQVADALAGDLERTVIVVSSKSGGTVETDSHRRIFAKAFADAGIDAARRIVVVTDPGSPFADLSEKEGYRKVFLADPNVGGRYSALTAFGLVPAGLAGADVARLLDQAASVADSLAADTVDNPAVKLAAAWGAAHEKGAEKVVIADTGSGIKGFADWAEQLIAESTGKQGTGLLPVAVEGPDSPGFADAKDDATPVAVGQAQGAAKISVTGSLGAQFLLWEFATALVGRLLGINPFDQPDVEAAKKAARSLLDNPDKLKGGEEPSTVDGAVEVFGSEGVVTDGKLADILRAFFDSAPETGYLAVQAYLDRLDDASTSLLRGEIAKRTGRQTTFGWGPRFLHSTGQYHKGGHQNGVFLQITGAVEQDLDVPDRPYTLGVLQHAQALGDGQVLAEHGRPVLRLHLTDRAAGLAELVRAVQEAGE